GCGGCGCGCCCTCGCCGCCTACGCGGTGATCGCCTACATGGACACCGTGGCCGGGGTCTACTTCCCGCGCGGCGGCATGCACGCGCTGCCGCAGGCCATGGCGGACGCCGCGGCGACGGCGGGCGCCGAGTTCCGCTACGGGCAGGAGGTCGTCCGGCTGGAGCGCCGGGGCAGCCGGGTCACCGCGGTGGTGACCGCCGAGGAGCGCATCCCCTGCGACGCGGTCGTCCTCACCCCCGACCTGCCCGTGGCCTACCGGCTGCTGGGGCGGGCCCCGCGCCGCCCGGCCCGGCTGACGCACGCGCCGTCGGCCGTCGTGCTGCACGCGGGCACCGACCGCACCTGGCCGCAACTCGCCCACCACACCCTGTCCTTCGGCGCGCGGTGGCACGGCACCTTCGACGAACTCACCCGCACCGGCGACCTGATGTCCGACCCGTCCCTGCTGATCACCCGGCCCACCGCCACCGACCCGGGCCTTGCCCCGCCCGGTCGTCACCTGCACTACGTCCTCGCCCCCTGCCCCAACACCGACATCGGGCCGGGCGCGGCCGACTGGCGTGACCTCGCGCCCCGTTACCGCGACCGCGTCCTCACCGAACTCGAACGCCGGGGGCTGGCCGGCCTGGGCGCCGCCATCGAGGAGGAGTGCCTGGTCACGCCCGCCGACTGGCAGGCGCAGGGCCACGCGGCGGGGACCCCGTTCTCCGCCGCCCACACCTTCCGCCAGACCGGCCCGTTCCGGCCCCGCAACCTGGTGCGCGGCACGGACAACGCCGTGCTCGCCGGGTGCGGCACCACACCCGGTGTCGGCGTCCCGACCGTGCTGCTGTCCGGCAAGCTCGCCGCCGCCCGCGTCACCGGGCCGACGACGCCGGCCCCGCG
This region of Streptomyces chromofuscus genomic DNA includes:
- a CDS encoding phytoene desaturase, translated to MTRTLPGPTDHVVVVGAGLSGLSAALHLLGAGRRVTVVERDALPGGRAGRLTRAGYRIDTGPTVLTMPHLADEAFAAVGERLADRVELIGLRPAYRALFADGSALDVHTDGEAMEAEVERFAGAAEAAGYRRLRDWLERLHRVQMRRFIDRNFDSPLDLVTWDLARLAALGGFGRLDPAIGRHLRDERLRRVFSFQALYAGVPPRRALAAYAVIAYMDTVAGVYFPRGGMHALPQAMADAAATAGAEFRYGQEVVRLERRGSRVTAVVTAEERIPCDAVVLTPDLPVAYRLLGRAPRRPARLTHAPSAVVLHAGTDRTWPQLAHHTLSFGARWHGTFDELTRTGDLMSDPSLLITRPTATDPGLAPPGRHLHYVLAPCPNTDIGPGAADWRDLAPRYRDRVLTELERRGLAGLGAAIEEECLVTPADWQAQGHAAGTPFSAAHTFRQTGPFRPRNLVRGTDNAVLAGCGTTPGVGVPTVLLSGKLAAARVTGPTTPAPRSRPRTDGTTTPEGIPS